ACCTGTTAGTAATCAGATATTCAATCTCTCCCATCATCAATATATCATCTAAAGGTCACTTCAATATCTCAAGGATATATAAGTGACCTTTAAATAACGTACTAGTACTCAATTTATATGAATACCAGACAAATACTAGGAGACAGGTAGTACCTTAGTATAAACAACCTCAAAAGCAACTATTATGGCCATTGTTAAAGACAATATCCTGCTGCAGCTCGTCCGGGGCACAATAGGCAGACAAGTCACCATCTACGAACGGAATGGACAGATCATTATGGCGAAAAAACGCCGCCCGTCCAATAAAAAACCAACGCAAAAACAGCTGGAAGCGAGGCATAAAATGCGCATAGCAGCGGACCTGGCCAGAGACATGATGAATGACCCTGCGATAAAGGCCTATTATGCGTCACTGGCAGGGCCAGGACAGAATGCCTATAACATGGCCGTGAAAGATGCATACCGCTCTCCCGAAGTGCAGCAAATTCGCCTGGAAGATACGGCTGTTGTTGTGACAGCAAAAGACGACTTCCGGGTTGCCGAAGTGAAGGTCCAGGTAGTAGATACCGATGGTGTGATCACTGAAAGCGGACCTGCGGTTTTAGGAAGGAATGGCATAGACTGGTACTATCAGGCAACCACATTGCCGCCAGGCGGAAAGATCGTGATAGTAGCAGCAGACCTGCCAGGGAAACAAACCGTAAAAGAACTACCCATCAGCTAAAAAGAAGCGTCCGCACACTTCCCGGCATTACATCAGCAACAAGTCAGAAGAACAGAGCGCCCGTTTGTGACGGAACGCCCTGTCGTACGATATAGATAAAGGCTACTTCAGGTCTTCTATGGATGCACCAAAATTGATGTGCAGTACATTACCGTTGGGCAATACGAGCGCAGGTACCGACTTTACACCTGCTGCATCCGCATCCTTTACCTTGCTCTTCTCTGATCCGAGATGTACTACCTCTACCTGCGCGGCAGGGATCAGGTGAAGAATATCCTGTTCTGCGCTTACACAAACCGGGCAACCTGCATGATAAAAAACTGCTTTTTCCATGTTATCTTAATTTTTAATGTTTGATATAATAGTGTTTAAGATCGTGTTCTCATTTTCTGTGAGCGGCTTCAGCGGACTTCTCAATTCGCCTGCTTCCACGCCATATAGTTCCAGCCCTGCTTTAATCGCCCTGGGTAATCCCGTATTGACGATGAACTTTAACAGGTCCACCTGCTGATAGAACAGCTCCCTGGCAGTACTGTAGTCATTTTGCTGAATTGCGTCAAATAAGGCCGTATTCAGCTCAGGTATCAGGTTCGGCGCAGCGGTACACCAACCTGTAGCACCTGCTGCAAAGGCAGATAGCGCCAGTGGATTGGAACCGTTATAGAAAGCCACCTCTTCTCCCAGTTCTCTTCTCAGGTAGTGCATACGTTGCACATCCCCGGTGCTCTCCTTGATCATGGTTACATTCGGTATCTCCAGCAGGCGTTTTAAGAGCGCAGGAGACATGTCCACCCCTCCTGTCGCCGGATTATTATACGCCATCACCGGAATCGAAATACGGGACGCTACCGCGTCATAATGTGCCACGACTTCATCGTCGGTCAGTTTCCAGTAACTCATTGGGATGATCATCACTGCCGAAGCACCTGCTTTCTCTGCAAACCGGGCATGGTAAATAGTTCTCTCTGTCGTAAGATTGGAAACGCCCACCAATGTTGGCACCCGGCCTGCTACCTGTCTGATGGTCGCTTCCGTCACTGCTTCCTTCTCTTCATCCGTGAGATAAGGTAATACACCTGTACTCCCCAGCGGAGCAATGGCATGCGCGCCTGATACTACCAGCCTTTCCACCAGCTGCTGAAACAACGGAATATCTACCTTCTCCTGGCGGTCAAACGGCGTGATCGCATAGGCTATGACGCCTTTCAATAAAACATGATCCATGCATTTTTACATTTAAGTGGTTTACAGATCCCTTCCTTCTTCTTCCCGCAATGCCACTCCCAGGTTCTGCAACTGCGGAGCATTCTCACAGGCAATGTATTTTGCGGGTAATGCATCGCTGAGATTCTGATGCCTGTGCCAGGCCCAGGAAGGAATGTACACCGCATCTCCTGCCTCCCATTCCACACGCTCGTCTTCGATCTCTGTCCAGCCTTTCCCTTCAATGACATACAGGACGGTTTCATAGGTATGACGGTGACGGTTGGTCTGCTGACCGGGTAACAGTCCCCCGATGGTCATACTCACATTCCTGCTCGGCAGATCGACAAAGAACACCGGATGTTTTCTTTCCGTAGAAAACTGATCGTGCTCACCTGCACGCTCAACATTTTTGTGTATCAGGTGAGACGGCTTTACGAATGTTGGCCTGGCATACGTACGGTGAAAATCCTTTGAACTGAATGCCTGTTTTTCCTCCTTTGCTGACTGATCAGGAGCTGCTGGTGTGGCTGTTGTTTTAGACATAGTTTATATTTTTATGTTGATGTTTTCTGATTGCATGACAAAAGTAGTGTAGCTTTGGACCAGCAAACTGATACAGTTTTTACAAAAACAGCTAGTCCAGATGTTAAGACCTTGGCAACTCGAGATACAATTGGCCCCCCAGTCGGATAAGGCGATATACCTCCAGATCGCGGATGCCATCATCAGGGATATCCATTCCGGTCGCCTGAAAGCGGGCGACGCCCTGCCAGGCAGCAGGAACATGGCGCAGCTCCTGCACATCAACAGGAATACAGTGGTAGAAGCGCTGAATGTGCTGATCAATGAAGAATGGGTGGTATCTAAAGAGCGGAAAGGTATTTTCGTGTCAGAAACACTACCGTCCCTGTCAGGCGCCCGACGATCTTCATCCACACCAGTATTACCGGAAACCACTAAGGGACAACGGTACCATATCCAGTTCGACGATGGTCATCCGGATAGTAAGATCGCGCCGGTGGCCGCACTGGCCAGGGCCTACCGGCAACTGTTCAACCGGAAAGCCCGGTGGCAGCTGATGGGATACGCGGATGAATATGGTGACCCGGAGTTCAGGAAAGCGATCGTACATATGCTGAATCACCAACGCGGACTGGGCATTACTGACAATGCCATCTGTATTACACGGGGCAGCCAGATGGCGATGTACCTCGCATTCCGTTGTATGATTGAAAAAGGGGATCATGTCATGGTAGAAGATCCCGGCTATAAACCCGCCTGGAAAGCAGCGGCTGATGCCGGGGCAAAGCTGTTACCTGTCCGGGTAGATGAAGAAGGGCTGGTAATAGCAGATGTGATGGCCCATCTGCAGTCACGAAAGAAGATAAAAGCGCTCTATACCACTCCGCACAGACAGTACCCTACCACGGTGACGTTAAGTCTGCAAAGGCGCTTACAGCTCATCCAGCTGTCCAATGACTACGGATTTACCATTATGGAAGATGATTATGATAATGAATTCTGTTTTGGCTACCGGCCTACGCTTCCGCTATCCAGCTTCCGGGAACTGAAAAGTTATATTTATATCGGTACCATGAGTAAGGTAGTGGCTCCCGCATTACGCATCGGCTACCTGGTCGGCAATAGTGAGCCGTTTATTGAAAAGGTCGGCGCACTCAGGAAGATCATTGACGTACAGGGCGATAATATCATGGAGCAGGCCGTATTACAACTGATCAAAGACGGCACGATCAAGCGACATATCAGAAAAGCGACCCTTCACTATAAAGCCAAACGAGATGTGACGGCGGATCTGCTGGAAAAGCACCTGCAACACAGGGCTGATTATAGCATACCCGAAGGAGGACTGGCGTTCTGGCTTACACCGAAAAAAAGCATCAACTGGCAGCATGTAAGTGACAAGCTGCTCAGCAAAGGTATCAGGATCATTACGCCTGATAACTATAGCATTGACACACCCGTGAATGGTATACGGCTCAGTTATGGTGCACTATCCGAAGAACAGCTGGAAGAAGGCATTACAGAACTGGCAAAGCACCTGTAAGGGCGTTGGCGGTTCCGGCATGGCATGAGCTGTAAATACGGCACCTGAATTGCATTTATTGGGCACAGGGTTCCTTCTTTTATTCACTGATAATCATGCACGGGGTTTCATATCTGAAATACAATATCTCCTAAGTCCGGAATAAGAGAATGAATTACCTTGCAATGAACAAACTCCCATATACGAACTAATCATCCATTCTAACTAATCTCCATCAAAGTAACTATGAGAAGAAAACTGATCGCCATCTTAGTATTGGCCGCTACATTCCTTACCGCGCAAGCGCAGGAGATGACCACTGAACAGCAGAAGGTCATTGCTAATTTCATCAGCAACGTTAAACAGCAAAATAAGGAAGCATTGGCTGCGAGCGTTAAATTTCCATTGAAACGCGACGCCCCTATTCCGCCTGTTAATAACAAGGAGGAATTCCTCGCACGCTATAATGAGATATTTGATGAGTCATTGACCAAAATGATCGTGTCTTCCCGGCCCGAAAAAGACTGGACAGCGATGGGCTGGCGTGGTATCATGCTGGAACAGGGAAAAGTATGGCTGGATGATGATGGCGTGCTGATAGCTGTGAACTATCAGTCAACGATTGAAAAAAGAAAACAGAAAGCACTGGTTAAAGATGACAAAAAACAACTCTATAATACGGTAAAAAAATACGACAGACCTACTTACCTGCTGGAAACGAAAACGCACCGCATCCGTATAGATGATCTGGGACATAATAATTACCGTTACTCCTCCTGGCGCCTGCAAAGTAAAATGAGTGAAAAGCCCGACCTGGTGATTGAAGATGGCGAGGTATTCTATGAGGGTACCGGTGGTAATCATCATTATGAGTTCAGGAATGATGGCTACCTCTATAGCTGTGTATTTACGCTGCTGGGCGCAGATGACAGATCGCCTGCTGTACTGACCATATCCAAAGATGGTAAAGTACTGTCTACGCAGCCACTCACCGTTATCAGATAGACATAATCACACCAGGCATTTGCCAGGCAAACAGCAGCTAATTCATTACGGTATTTTCCTTCGGGGGCATTTCTTACTGCAATGCCCCCTTTTTCATGCTTATATCACTTTTTCAACATGTGAATAATCCGAATAACTTTTCCAAAGAAGTTATTTACATTTGCTTACAGTAAAGCAGACACGTAAAGTCAGATTAATTATTCAAGCCCCGGGCCGTCATCAATAATCAACCAAGAATGAGTTTATCATGTGAAAGGTTCTTTCGCATTTTTCCTTCGTAGACAAGCACCTGCTGATTAGCAATATTCAATATATCTGAAGCACAGATTATGACATAATTATAAACAACGGCTTTTGCCGGCTTTATTTCCGCTGTATACGGGGAAGTCTGGCGTTTATCTCAATACTATTTTCAACCTCGAATCAATTCCGATGAAAAACACGCGCAAACGATTCCCTGCAAAAGGGTTATCCCTCTTATTTATTACCGCCGTATGCTGGCTGAGTACCATTACTGTAAGTCTGGCACAGAACGTTGATCCTGCACAAAGTATGAAAAAGCGTATTCCGTACACGTTAAAGATCAATAAAGGTTCCTGGTGGGTAGGCGGCGGACTGGGAATCACGGGTTCCGTTACACCGATGGGACAATACATTGGTACGGCTGCACAGCTTTCCGCAAAAGCTGGTTATCATGTAATAGACAAATTGTCTGTCGGCCTGAGTGTGACCGGAGCACTCAGTATTGCCAGCAAAAAAAGCGCAGGGGTATACAACAGAGGCCTCAATGTACTGATGGGGCCTATCGTTCAGTATATGATCCCTGTATCCAGGTCCATCTTCCTCCAACCGATCATTGGCGCCACCTGGGGCCCGATGGGTATCAAGTCCATGGTCTCTCCGGCAGGTGCTGAAGAGCAATATGTCAAGATCAAGGGACATGCATTCTGTGAACTTGCAGGTATCGGACCGTTTTTTGAGGTAATACCAGGTAAAGCCAGTTTCGGCGCCCAGTTCTTTGTAACATCCATACAACAAACCACTAACGTGTATACAGATGGTGGTGAAAAGGTACCAGGCACACAGATAAAAGACCGGAAGACCGGCCCTGCCATGATCATGGAATTCCGGTTACACTTATAATATTCAGACAGAAAGGGGCAGCAGCAGCTTATGACAGTCAACAATGATCAGTTTTATACCAGGTTACCGGTAAACCATATTCCGTTGAGCGAACTGCTGATGGAAGAGCATCTTTTTTACCGCATACCGGAAGACTGGCATGTGATCATTACAGACATCAAAGGCTCTACAGCAGTCGTGCAAAAAGGCCTGCACGAGACTGTCAACCTGGTGGCTACAGGTAGCATCGTAGCCGTGCTGAATATCAGCTTCAAAGCAAATATTACCGTTCCTTTCTTTTTTGGTGGCGATGGAGCCACCTTTATCGTGCCCCCCGCTATCAAAGAGGCGGCTATCAAAGCGCTCCTGCTGTATAAAAACAATACGCAGGAGAGCTTTGCTATGGACCTGCGGATCGGTACTGTACCGGTGAGCGAAATATATGCTGCCGGGCATACTTTACGGGTGACCAAATTCACCAGCTCCGGCAACTTCCACATCCCGGTTATACTGGGTGACGGACTACATTACGCCGAAAGGCAGATCAAAGGCGAAGACTATATGTTGTCCGGAGATTTATCCGCCGGTGAAGAGATAGACCTGAGTGGAATGCAATGCCGCTGGGACAAGATCAAACCACCGGAACATCATTATGAAGTCGTATCGCTGATCGTAGTGGCTACAGCAGCAGAAAAACAGGCAAAGGTTTTCCAGCAGGTCATTACACATATAGATAGGATCTATGGCACGCCTGATAAAAGGCAGCCGATCTCTATCACACAGTTGCGGCTGAAAAGTACGTTTGCTAAACTGGGACTGGAACTAAGGGCCAAATTTGGCAGAAAAGGAATGTTGCGTCTGTTGCAGACCTGGCTCACCAACATACTTGGGCAGCTTTACTTCCGCACCAGGCCCGGCCGGACATATCTGACACGCCTCATTGAAATGTCAGATACACTCGTGATAGATGGAAAGATCAATACCGTGATCACCGGTACGGAAGTGCAACGCCGGCAACTGGTACTGGAGCTGAATAAACTCGAAGCAGCAGGCGAGATCTATTATGCCTTTTATGTGAGCAGGGAATCGGTGATGTCCTGCTATGTACGCGATTATAAAGACGAACATATCCATTTCGTCGACGGCGCCGAAGGAGGCTATACCCATGCCGCCGGTGTTTTAAAGCTAAAAATTGTCCACTTCTCCTCCTGATTTGTCTGCCTCCCTGATTCGTACTATCTGTTCATCTGCCAGGGCACTACCTTTGAAGAAAGGCATGTGTGTGGTTTATAACCTACCTTTGACCTTACAGCAACCGTTTTTCCTTAAAGCCAATTCATTACAGTGAGTAAGAAACGCGCATTTAGAGTATCCCCGCTGATCATCTGGCTCAGTTCAATTTCACTCGGACTGCTGGCCTCTGTGCCGAAGATAGCGGAACACCATTTCAATGCCAGGGAAGCATTGGTGAACACGGTGATCACCGCTGTCTTTGCCTTATTTGTATGGTATTATAACATTTATACATTGCCGACCTATTCCAAAAGAGATATCTATAGGGGCATCTCTGTGACAAGACTGTTACAAAGCCTGATACTGGGGATAGGTGTAATGTTACTGCTGGCATTTGCGCAACAGATGCTGGTGGAAACACTGAGTTTCGGTCCTGTGATGCTGATGGTGGAAGTCAGAGGGATCTTTATCAACCTGATGTTCTATATGTTCCTGCACCTGCTGTATCAGAACTATCAGAACCAGCGGGTAAGCATAGAACTGGAACGTACCAAGTCAGATAACCTGGGCGCACAATATGAATTGCTGAAACAGCAGATCAATCCTCACTTTCTGTTTAACAGTCTGAATACACTGAAGACAATGATCGAGGTCAACGACAAACAGTCGGTAGATTTCGTACTGAAATTATCGGAGTTCTACCGGTTTACACTGGAAAGCCGTAAGCTGGACCTGATCCACCTGTCAGAGGAACTGGAGATCATCTCTGCCTATATGTTCCTGCTGAAGGCACGGTTTGAAGATGGTATCCATATGAAGACCGATATCCCTCCGGCATATAATAATTCAATGATTCCGCCATTTACATTACAGCTGCTCATTGAGAACTGCGTCAAACACAATGTGGTATCACTGGAGGAGCCACTGGAGATCAGGTTGTATGTGGAAAAGGATTTCATCGTTGCCGAGAATGACCTGCAACCGAAAATGGAGTCGGAAGTATCTATGCATGTTGGCCTCAGCAACATCAGTGAAAGGTACCATCACCTGCTGGACAAAGAAGTTATTATTGAAGCAACAGATAAAGTATTTAAGGTAAAATTACCGGTCATCTATGAACATACTGATTATTGAAGACGAAGTAAAAGCAGCGGCATCGCTGGCGGCACTGATCACGAAGATCAGGCCGGAAGCAACCATTGTATCGAAATTGCAGAGTGTGAAAAGCAGTGTAACATATCTGTCTGAGCAACCGCATCCTGATCTTATTTTCATGGATATACAGTTGTCGGACGGCTTATGCTTCAACATCTTTAAAGCGGTCAGGGTATCCTGTCCGGTAGTTTTCTGTACCGCCTTTGACGAGTATACGCTGGAGGCATTTAAAGCCAATGGCGTGGATTATGTACTGAAACCTTTTTCACAGCTGGATATTGAAAATGCCTTTAAAAAAGTAGATGAACTGAAGAACTTCTTTCAGCAGCATGCACAGCATCCCCTGCCGCAGCTGAATGACCTGCTGGCCAAAGTAGCCCCGCCTGCGGGAAAGAAAAATTTCCTCGTTTTCAAAAACAACAAGTACCTTAATATCGCGACGGAGACGATCGCGTATTTTTATATCAAACATGAAGCGACGATGATCAGGACGTTTGATCAGCAGGAATACAGCGTCAATCAGTCGTTAGATCAGATACATGCGCAGTTGTCGCCCGATCAGTTCTTCCGGGTGAACAGGCAGTACCTGGTCAACTTTCATGCGATCAAGGAAGTGGAACACTACTTTGCCAGGAAATTACTGGTGAACCTGAGTATTCCTACTCCTGACAAATTATTGATCAATAAAGAAAAGGTACAGATATTTCTGACCTGGCTGGAGAACAGGTAAGCAATCACTTATGACAACGACAATATCTGCTGACATTACGAACCCGGTTGATGGCAGCCTGGGTTTCACGATGAAAGATTTCAACATGGACGCCGGCTTCAGCGAAGTGCAGAAGATCGGCCTTTTTTCCATTATATGGATACTGGAAGGAAACGGTACTTTAAAGGCCGATTTTACGGCTTATGATCTGGCAGCAGGGTCAATGATGTTCTTTGCTCCTTTTCAGCCCTTTCAGATCAGGGGAGACGATTTAAAGGGTATCGTGATGCATTTCCATCATGACTTCTTCTGTATCATCAAACATCACCGGGAAGTCGCCTGTGACGGTATCCTGTTCAATAACATTCATCAATCCCCACTGGTGAACATTCCGGAACATGAACGACCGATGTTCCTTCAGATCATGGACCAGATCAAACAGGAAGTGCAGGTGCCCGGCCTCGCACAGCATGACCTGATCATTTCCTACCTGAAGATATTGCTCATCAACGTGACGAGAATCAAAAAATCACAGACGGATGTACAACAGCCCTTCAGTGAAAAGAGTACAGAATCAGTATTAGTACATTCCTTTAAGACTTACATAGACCAGTATTACAGGGAGAAACACAGTGCGGGTGATTATGCGGCACTGCTGAACACCTCTGTTAAAAACCTGGGAAGAGTGGTGAAGGAGTTTTATCAGAAGACACCTACCGATATGATCGCGGAGCGAATTATCGTGGAAGCGAAACGCGAACTCTACCTGACTGACAAGCCTGTTAAGGAAATAGCGTATGACCTGGGCTTTAAAGATGAGTACCACTTCAGCAGGTACTTTAAGAATATTATACAGACTTCTCCACAGACGTATAGGAACTCGCTTAAAAAGGCATGGGGGTGATCTGCATTAGGAACGAGGAGTTGCTACCATAATACTTTGCCGCTATATACAGTGTACCACATATAAATGACAGTGCGCTTTCAATGATTGAAAGCGCACTGTCATTTACATTGTTACAAATTAATATTCAATTCCTGATTCCATTTCACTTCCCTTCTGCCGCAGCTATGATCACACGCGCCACCTCTTCAGGTTTGGAGATGAACACTACATGGCTGCCTTTTATTTCTGTTACTTTGGCACCGGAGCGTTTGTACATGTTGCGTTCTACTTCCGGGAGGATGCTTTTATCTTCGGTTGCCACGATTGCGTAGCTGGGTTTTGTTTTCCAGGCAGCAGCTGTTACCGGCGTGCCAAAGCTGGCACCAGCGATCGGTTGCTGGGAAGCGTACATAAAGTCAGTCTCTGATCTGGGAAGATCACCGGCGAAGCCGTCATGGAACTTAGCCTGGTCATAGTATACAAAGCCTTTATCGTCTGGGGCCAGGATACCATTTTCAGGAGCCGGAGGCATGGAAGTCGCCCACTGGATAGTATTCTCCCCTTTATCAGGCTGGAAAGCGGCTACATATACCAGGGAAGCTACTTTATCATGCGTGCCGGCCTGTGTGATGACGGTACCGCCCCAGGAGTGACCTACAAGTACGGCAGGACCATCCTGCTTGTCGAGGATACGGGTGGTGGCATCCACATCATCCTGCAGGGAGGTCAGCGGATTTTGTACAATAGAGACATGGTAACCTTTCTTCACCAGTATATCATGCACTTTCTTCCATCCTGAGCCATCTGCAAAGGCACCATGTACGATCACTATATTTTTAGTTACTTTTTTCTGAGCGAAGGCAGTGGTGACTGCTGCGAAGTTCATCATAAGTGTCATTGCTGCCAGGAGCATACCGCCTAAATACCATTTGGATGTTGTTGTCATTGTGTTGTTGTTTTGTATGGTACAAAGTTGCGGCAAAGCGTGCTGCCGGGAAATGACTGTATTTCCATATGAGATGGATATTTTTCCTGCATGAGAAAAGCCCTGTAAAACACCAGCTGATGTCTTACAGGGCTTTCACCTTATCCGGCTGTTGTTATAGCTTCGGATACCAGTTGCGCAGGCGCACTTCTATATTCCGCTTGCCGGCATCTACTTTCTCTTTAAAGGCATCCACATCGCTCAGACCTTTTGCACCTCTGTAATGATAAGGGTACACGATCTTTGGTTTGAATGACAGTACGGCGCTGGCCGCCTCGGTCACATCCATGGTGTAAGGCTGGTTCATACAAACGAAAGCCACATTGATGTTCCGCAGGTTACGCATTTCAGGGATACCCTGGGTATCGCCGGAAAGGTACACCCGTACACCACCCACGGTGATGATGTAGCCGTTACCCCTGCCTTTCGGATGTCTTGATTCCGCCGTCTCAGGCAGGTTGTACATCGGGATCGCATTGATGGTGATAGCGCCCTGTGTAGTAACGCCAAAGTTCTTTAATACAATAACGGATGGTTTGTACGCGGCAGGCAGTTTGTCTGCTACAGCCGGTGGTACGATCAGTTTTGTATTGGCAGTTTTCAGTTTACCAATGGCAGTAGAATCAAAATGGTCACCATGAATATCTGTAATGAGGATGTAATCAGGTGCGGCCAGTCCTTTGAACAGGTCTTTATTACCGGCAGGATCTACATAGATAACCGCTTTATCTACCGTTAATACCACACTGGCATGTTCAACGGGCTGGATAACCAGCGGACCTTTGCCGGTCTTAATAGTGTCTGGCGTACTGAGTTGAGCACTGGCGTTTCCTATAAATGCCGCGAAGCAGGAAACAAACAGGCTGAGTCTGATCGTCTTTGTGAGGGTCATAAAAAACAGTTTAATATATAGAGCGTTACATTCATTCTCCGTGTCTACACAGCAAACTTACATTAAAAAGCAGCCAGAACTTTATGCTGGCTGCTTTTTAATGCGCATCATTATTTCAAAGCTATTTTCTTCCCTGTTTTTACTGCTTCATAAATAGCGTCCATGATCTTCAGATCACGTACGCCTTCTTCTCCATTCACCGGCACCACAGGTTGCTTGCCATGCAGAATAATGTCAGACATTTCTTCCATTTGCAAGGTCTGATGTACCACGACAGGCTGATTCAGTTCTCCCTTGTGGGTACGCCCTTTAATAGGCCCGTAACCGGTAGAAGGCTGCATTTCTGCAAATCCCTTATCACCATTCAGAAAGAATTTATCCAGGTTGTTCATACTATAGGTAGATAGGCAGGAAGCCACTGCCCCGCTGGGAAATCCCAGCTGGAACTGGATCGTTTCATCCACACCGGGTTTAAACTTCTGTGGATCTGTTTTGGTTTCCTGGGCAGTTACCCATACCGGCTCCTCACCTATCATATAGCGTGCGCCATTGAGTGCATAGATACCGATATCCATCAGGGAGCCGCCGCCTGCGAGTTCCTTGTTCAGGCGCCACTGACCGGGATCACCAGCCTTGAAACCACATAGTCCCTGGAAGAAGAGGATCTTCCCGAACTCTCCTGCCTGGCGCATCCGGATCACTTCCAGCGTATGTGGTTCAAAGTGCATACGGTAGCCTACCAGTAATTTGACGTTCGCTTTCTTACACGCATCCACCATTTCCTGTCCTTCTTTTGCATTCAGGGCCATCGGCTTCTCACAGATCACATGTTTACCAGCTTTGGCCACCCTGATCGCCTGGCTATGATGGAGGGCATTGGGTGTAATGACATACACGGCATCGATATCCGGATTGTTTTTGATGTTGTCAAAGTTATCGTAGTTGTAGCAGTTCTTCTCCGGAATACCATATTTCTCCTGCCAGGCTTTGACCTTGGAAGGCGTACCACTGATCACGCCTACCAGCTTCGCCTTTTTACAATCTTTCATCGCCTCGGCTACCCGGGTGCCATATCCACCCAAACCCATAATGGCCACCCGCAATACCGGTCCATCATACGGGGCTTCTGTCATATCAGGCAGTCCTGCCATACCCAGACGGGGGATCACGGTTAATGCGAGGGCGGAAGCAGTAATTTTGTGCAAAAAGTGTCTTCTTGTGTTCTTCATAACAAGGGTTTGGGTTTTATGAAAGATGTGTCTAAGTAAGATATTCAGAAAATCAGGCTTCTGCAACCCGTTCATGTAAATCTTCTCCCGCAATTTCTATACCTGACCGCCCC
The DNA window shown above is from Chitinophaga agri and carries:
- a CDS encoding alpha/beta hydrolase, with the protein product MTTTSKWYLGGMLLAAMTLMMNFAAVTTAFAQKKVTKNIVIVHGAFADGSGWKKVHDILVKKGYHVSIVQNPLTSLQDDVDATTRILDKQDGPAVLVGHSWGGTVITQAGTHDKVASLVYVAAFQPDKGENTIQWATSMPPAPENGILAPDDKGFVYYDQAKFHDGFAGDLPRSETDFMYASQQPIAGASFGTPVTAAAWKTKPSYAIVATEDKSILPEVERNMYKRSGAKVTEIKGSHVVFISKPEEVARVIIAAAEGK
- a CDS encoding MBL fold metallo-hydrolase encodes the protein MTLTKTIRLSLFVSCFAAFIGNASAQLSTPDTIKTGKGPLVIQPVEHASVVLTVDKAVIYVDPAGNKDLFKGLAAPDYILITDIHGDHFDSTAIGKLKTANTKLIVPPAVADKLPAAYKPSVIVLKNFGVTTQGAITINAIPMYNLPETAESRHPKGRGNGYIITVGGVRVYLSGDTQGIPEMRNLRNINVAFVCMNQPYTMDVTEAASAVLSFKPKIVYPYHYRGAKGLSDVDAFKEKVDAGKRNIEVRLRNWYPKL
- a CDS encoding Gfo/Idh/MocA family protein, giving the protein MKNTRRHFLHKITASALALTVIPRLGMAGLPDMTEAPYDGPVLRVAIMGLGGYGTRVAEAMKDCKKAKLVGVISGTPSKVKAWQEKYGIPEKNCYNYDNFDNIKNNPDIDAVYVITPNALHHSQAIRVAKAGKHVICEKPMALNAKEGQEMVDACKKANVKLLVGYRMHFEPHTLEVIRMRQAGEFGKILFFQGLCGFKAGDPGQWRLNKELAGGGSLMDIGIYALNGARYMIGEEPVWVTAQETKTDPQKFKPGVDETIQFQLGFPSGAVASCLSTYSMNNLDKFFLNGDKGFAEMQPSTGYGPIKGRTHKGELNQPVVVHQTLQMEEMSDIILHGKQPVVPVNGEEGVRDLKIMDAIYEAVKTGKKIALK